The following are from one region of the Achromobacter xylosoxidans genome:
- a CDS encoding ABC transporter permease, with product MFELFSTRTRPGASSRSTPNRWDWALLPLVLAVLALMAYGASQMSRPFAVGEDLPISLDPVYLPYYLLRTILRMFTALAFSLLFSFVFAAIAAKYRAAEKAMIPMLDILQSVPILGFQAIAIAPFIALFPGNLLGVECAAIFAIFTSQAWNMAFSLYQSMRTVPSELSEAARIFRLSGWQRFWRLELPYATPGLLWNMMMSMSGGWFFLVAAEAISVAGQDIKLPGIGSYIAVAIDAENGRAIAWAIGAMMAGILLYDQLFFRPLLAWADKFRFEESQGDAAQQSWLLDWTRRSRWMKALSNAFWARMRRALGWFSVPYDGTSIRARAKTPDPRWTRAWDALLAAGALLATYKLVRFVHEDVGWGEVLHVLGLGGITLVRVMLLITLASAVWVPIAVWIGLRPKYSQRVQAVAQFLAAFPVNLLFPAVVFVMVALKLNPNIWLSPLIIFGTQWYILFNVVAGASTIPNELRLAAGNLGLKGWLLWRRVYLPAVFPSFITGAITASGGSWNASIVAEYVTWGNTSLVADGLGSYIKQMTELGDFHRIALGIGVMSIFVMLLNRFFWRKLYLLAEDRGR from the coding sequence ATGTTCGAGCTCTTCAGCACGCGTACCCGCCCGGGCGCGTCGTCCCGGTCGACCCCGAACCGCTGGGACTGGGCTTTGCTGCCCCTGGTGCTGGCCGTGCTGGCGCTGATGGCCTATGGCGCCTCCCAGATGAGCCGCCCCTTCGCCGTCGGGGAAGATCTCCCGATCTCGCTGGACCCGGTCTACCTGCCGTATTACCTGTTGCGCACCATCCTGCGGATGTTCACGGCGCTGGCCTTCTCGCTGCTGTTCAGCTTCGTCTTCGCCGCCATCGCCGCCAAGTACCGGGCGGCGGAGAAGGCGATGATTCCGATGCTGGACATACTGCAATCCGTCCCCATCCTGGGCTTCCAGGCCATCGCGATCGCGCCGTTCATCGCCCTGTTCCCGGGCAATCTGCTTGGGGTCGAATGCGCGGCCATCTTTGCCATCTTCACCTCCCAGGCCTGGAACATGGCGTTCAGCCTGTACCAATCCATGCGCACGGTGCCCTCCGAGTTGAGCGAGGCGGCGCGCATTTTCCGCTTGTCCGGCTGGCAGCGGTTCTGGCGGCTGGAGCTGCCATACGCCACGCCCGGCCTGCTTTGGAACATGATGATGTCGATGTCCGGCGGCTGGTTCTTCCTGGTTGCCGCCGAGGCCATTTCGGTGGCGGGGCAGGACATCAAGCTGCCCGGCATCGGTTCCTATATCGCGGTGGCGATCGACGCGGAAAACGGCCGCGCCATCGCCTGGGCCATCGGCGCCATGATGGCGGGCATCCTGCTGTACGACCAGCTGTTCTTCCGGCCGCTGCTGGCCTGGGCCGACAAGTTCCGCTTCGAGGAGTCGCAGGGCGATGCCGCCCAGCAGTCCTGGCTGCTGGACTGGACCCGCCGCAGCCGCTGGATGAAGGCGCTGTCCAACGCCTTTTGGGCGCGCATGCGGCGCGCGCTGGGCTGGTTCAGCGTGCCGTACGACGGCACCTCGATCCGCGCCCGCGCCAAGACGCCCGATCCGCGCTGGACGCGGGCCTGGGATGCGCTGCTGGCGGCCGGCGCGCTGCTGGCCACGTACAAACTGGTGCGCTTCGTCCACGAGGACGTGGGCTGGGGCGAAGTGCTGCACGTGCTCGGGCTGGGGGGCATCACCCTGGTGCGCGTCATGCTGCTGATCACGCTGGCCTCGGCGGTCTGGGTGCCGATCGCCGTCTGGATCGGGCTGCGGCCCAAATACTCGCAGCGGGTCCAGGCGGTGGCGCAGTTCCTGGCCGCCTTTCCGGTGAACCTGCTGTTTCCGGCGGTGGTGTTCGTGATGGTGGCGTTGAAGCTCAACCCCAACATTTGGCTGAGTCCGCTGATCATCTTCGGCACCCAGTGGTACATCCTGTTCAATGTGGTGGCGGGGGCCTCGACCATCCCCAACGAACTGCGGTTGGCGGCGGGCAACCTGGGGCTCAAGGGCTGGCTGTTGTGGCGCCGGGTCTACCTGCCCGCGGTCTTTCCCAGCTTCATCACGGGAGCCATCACCGCCAGCGGCGGCTCCTGGAACGCCAGCATCGTGGCCGAGTACGTGACCTGGGGCAATACCTCGCTGGTCGCGGATGGCCTGGGCAGCTACATCAAACAGATGACGGAGCTGGGCGATTTCCACCGCATCGCGCTGGGCATCGGCGTCATGAGCATTTTCGTGATGCTGTTGAACCGCTTTTTCTGGCGCAAACTGTATTTGCTGGCCGAAGACCGCGGCCGCTAG
- the hrpA gene encoding ATP-dependent RNA helicase HrpA encodes MPESSSPRAPKAADAAAPAAAADAQNARRAPRPERPIPVVTYPEDLPVSARRQEIARAIASHQVVIVSGETGSGKTTQLPKICLELGRGRQKMIGHTQPRRLAATSVAKRIAEELNTPMGEVVGYQVRFNDRTGPNASIKLMTDGILLAESQRDPLLRRYDTIIIDEAHERSLNIDFLLGYLKQLLPRRPDLKIIITSATIDAERFARHFAASEDKLAPVIEVSGRLYPVEVRYRPVREELAEDEAAPAKPGRDRERMSGDEERDLIDAIVDAVDECARHGPGDVLVFLPGEREIRESAEALRKRHPAGTEVLPLYARLSQAEQEQIFHPRTNARRIVLATNVAETSLTVPGIRFVVDSGLARIKRYSWRNKVEQLRIEPISRASANQRAGRCGRVGPGVCIRLYDELDFNNRAPFTDPEVLRSSLASVILRMKSLKLDDIEQFPFVEAPPGRAVADGYHLLQELGAIELASASDDDTDASRTGSSFVLTRTGHELAKLPVDPRIGRMILAAREHQCLAEMLIIASALSVQDARDRPMQEREAAEAAHAKFADDKSEFISFLKLWRWYGEQVQHKASQRKLVALLRQNFLSPIRLREWHDVHTQLAALVGEQGWRLNQTEATYEQLHMALLSGLLGNIGFKSDEGGHYQGAREIRFHIHPGSRLVKKAGRWIVAAELVETTRLYARCVARIDPVWLEKVGAHLIRKNWSDPRWEKKAGQVVANERATLYGLTIYTGRRIQYGRVNPTQARELFIRQALVPGEIDTRLAFVAHNRKLIAGIEKLEHQTRRPDILVDDELIHAFYDRQLPADISQTATLEKWVSGLDKAAAAKLLLTRDELMRHEAAGVTTDVFPKKVEWQGVSMALDYHFEPGSPRDGVTLSVPLFALNQIDPARCEWLVPGMLKEKVHLLLKSLPQKLRRHCVPLPDYAAGFYDRWFERQADPQQGLVEAIIADMWDQVQIRPAAADFKLETLPAHLFMNFRVVDEHGRMLAAGRNLAQLRAEFGKQAQATFQQLAASDTQVAQALAHENLTAWSFGPLPEIMEIKRRGQSVIGYPALVDRGAHCDLDVFDDPDEARKHHRAGLLRLFRLGLREQVKFLEKNLADLTKISMLYMTLGTQEELRDQIIDCALGQACLADPWPVNEQQFEARRAEGKGRLGLLAQEVARLAGAVLTEWAAVQRKLPQAKPHASAYADLQAQLGALMPKWFIRDTPYAQLAHFPRYLKAVLARIDKLRADPARDAKLVAEMAPLLTQYQRARSALKGAPDPRLDEFRWLLEELRVALFAQELRTPMPVSVKRLMKSWESLKR; translated from the coding sequence CGGACGCGGCGGCTCCAGCGGCAGCGGCGGACGCGCAGAACGCGCGCCGCGCGCCGCGTCCCGAGCGGCCCATACCCGTGGTCACCTACCCCGAAGACCTGCCCGTCAGTGCGCGGCGCCAGGAGATCGCGCGCGCCATCGCCAGCCACCAGGTGGTGATCGTCAGCGGCGAAACCGGCTCGGGCAAGACCACCCAGCTGCCCAAGATCTGCCTGGAACTGGGCCGCGGCCGCCAGAAGATGATCGGCCACACCCAGCCGCGCCGCCTGGCCGCGACCTCGGTGGCCAAGCGCATCGCGGAAGAGCTGAACACGCCCATGGGCGAGGTGGTGGGCTACCAGGTGCGCTTCAACGACCGCACCGGCCCCAACGCGTCCATCAAGCTGATGACGGACGGCATCCTGCTGGCCGAGTCGCAGCGCGATCCGCTCTTGCGCCGCTACGACACCATCATCATCGACGAGGCGCACGAGCGCAGCCTGAACATCGATTTCCTGCTGGGCTACCTGAAGCAGCTGCTGCCGCGCCGCCCGGATCTGAAAATCATCATCACCTCGGCCACCATCGACGCAGAGCGCTTCGCCCGGCACTTTGCCGCGTCCGAGGACAAGCTGGCGCCCGTCATCGAGGTGTCCGGCCGGCTGTATCCCGTCGAGGTCCGCTACCGCCCCGTGCGCGAGGAACTGGCGGAAGACGAAGCCGCGCCGGCCAAGCCCGGCCGCGACCGCGAGCGCATGTCCGGCGACGAAGAGCGCGACCTGATCGACGCCATCGTGGACGCCGTGGACGAATGCGCGCGGCACGGCCCCGGTGATGTGCTGGTGTTCCTGCCCGGCGAGCGCGAGATCCGCGAATCCGCCGAGGCGCTGCGCAAGCGCCATCCGGCCGGCACCGAGGTCTTGCCGCTGTACGCGCGCCTGTCGCAGGCCGAGCAGGAGCAGATCTTTCATCCGCGCACCAATGCGCGGCGCATCGTGCTGGCCACCAACGTGGCGGAAACCTCGCTGACCGTGCCGGGCATCCGCTTCGTGGTCGACAGCGGGCTGGCGCGCATCAAGCGCTATTCCTGGCGCAACAAGGTCGAGCAGCTGCGCATCGAGCCGATCAGCCGCGCCTCGGCCAACCAGCGCGCCGGCCGTTGCGGCCGGGTGGGGCCGGGCGTCTGCATCCGGCTCTACGACGAGCTGGACTTCAACAACCGGGCGCCGTTCACGGATCCGGAAGTGCTGCGCTCGTCGCTGGCCTCGGTCATCCTGCGGATGAAGTCGCTGAAGCTGGACGACATCGAGCAGTTCCCCTTCGTCGAGGCGCCGCCGGGCCGCGCGGTGGCCGACGGCTACCACCTGCTGCAGGAGCTGGGCGCGATCGAACTGGCGTCGGCCTCGGACGACGACACGGATGCTTCGCGCACCGGCTCGTCCTTCGTGCTGACGCGCACGGGCCACGAACTGGCCAAGCTGCCGGTGGACCCGCGCATCGGCCGCATGATCCTGGCCGCGCGTGAACACCAGTGCCTGGCCGAGATGCTGATCATTGCCTCGGCCCTGTCGGTGCAGGACGCGCGCGACCGGCCCATGCAGGAGCGCGAGGCCGCCGAGGCGGCGCACGCCAAGTTCGCCGACGACAAGTCCGAGTTCATCTCCTTCCTGAAGCTGTGGCGCTGGTATGGCGAGCAGGTGCAGCACAAGGCCTCGCAGCGCAAGCTGGTGGCCCTGCTGCGCCAGAATTTCCTGTCGCCAATCCGGCTGCGCGAATGGCACGACGTGCACACCCAGCTGGCCGCGCTGGTCGGTGAGCAGGGCTGGCGCCTGAACCAGACCGAGGCCACCTACGAGCAGCTGCACATGGCGCTGCTGTCGGGCCTGTTGGGCAATATCGGCTTCAAGAGCGACGAAGGCGGCCACTACCAGGGCGCGCGCGAGATCCGTTTCCATATCCACCCGGGTTCGCGGCTGGTGAAAAAGGCGGGGCGCTGGATCGTGGCGGCCGAACTGGTCGAGACCACCCGCCTGTACGCGCGCTGCGTGGCGCGCATCGATCCGGTGTGGCTGGAAAAGGTCGGCGCGCATCTGATCCGCAAGAACTGGTCCGATCCGCGATGGGAAAAGAAGGCCGGGCAAGTGGTGGCCAATGAACGGGCCACGCTGTACGGGCTGACCATTTACACCGGCCGGCGCATTCAGTACGGCCGGGTCAATCCGACCCAGGCGCGCGAGCTGTTCATCCGCCAGGCTTTGGTGCCGGGCGAGATCGACACGCGGCTGGCTTTCGTGGCGCACAACCGCAAGCTGATCGCGGGCATCGAAAAGCTGGAACATCAGACCCGCCGCCCGGACATCCTGGTCGACGACGAGCTGATCCACGCCTTCTACGACCGCCAGCTGCCGGCCGACATTTCGCAGACGGCGACGCTGGAAAAGTGGGTGTCGGGGCTGGACAAGGCGGCCGCCGCCAAGCTGCTGCTGACGCGCGACGAGCTGATGCGCCACGAAGCCGCGGGCGTCACGACCGACGTCTTCCCCAAGAAGGTGGAATGGCAGGGCGTGTCGATGGCGCTGGATTACCACTTCGAACCGGGTTCGCCGCGCGACGGCGTGACCCTGTCGGTGCCGCTGTTCGCGCTCAATCAGATCGATCCGGCGCGCTGCGAATGGCTGGTGCCTGGCATGCTCAAGGAAAAGGTGCACCTGCTCTTGAAGTCGCTGCCGCAGAAGCTGCGCCGCCATTGCGTGCCGCTGCCGGATTACGCCGCGGGCTTCTACGACCGCTGGTTCGAACGCCAGGCCGATCCCCAGCAGGGGCTGGTGGAGGCGATCATCGCCGACATGTGGGACCAGGTGCAGATCCGCCCCGCCGCGGCGGACTTCAAGCTGGAGACCCTGCCAGCCCACCTGTTCATGAATTTCCGGGTAGTGGACGAGCACGGCCGCATGCTGGCGGCGGGACGCAACCTGGCGCAGCTGCGCGCCGAATTCGGCAAGCAGGCGCAGGCCACGTTCCAGCAGTTGGCGGCCAGCGACACCCAGGTGGCCCAGGCGCTGGCGCACGAGAACCTGACTGCCTGGTCTTTCGGCCCCTTGCCGGAGATCATGGAGATCAAGCGGCGCGGGCAGTCGGTGATCGGCTATCCGGCGCTGGTGGACCGCGGCGCGCATTGCGACCTGGACGTGTTCGACGATCCGGACGAAGCGCGCAAGCACCATCGCGCGGGCTTGCTCAGGCTGTTCCGGCTGGGGCTGCGCGAACAGGTGAAATTCCTGGAAAAGAACCTGGCGGATCTGACCAAGATCAGCATGCTCTACATGACGCTGGGGACGCAGGAAGAGCTGCGCGACCAGATCATCGATTGCGCGCTGGGGCAGGCCTGCCTGGCCGACCCCTGGCCGGTCAACGAGCAGCAGTTCGAAGCCCGGCGGGCCGAGGGCAAGGGCCGGCTGGGCCTCCTGGCGCAGGAAGTGGCGCGCTTGGCGGGGGCGGTGCTGACGGAGTGGGCCGCGGTGCAGCGCAAGCTGCCGCAGGCCAAGCCGCACGCTTCGGCCTATGCGGACCTGCAGGCCCAGTTGGGGGCGCTGATGCCGAAGTGGTTCATCCGCGACACCCCGTACGCCCAGCTGGCGCATTTCCCGCGCTACCTGAAGGCGGTGCTGGCGCGCATCGACAAGCTGCGCGCCGATCCGGCGCGCGACGCCAAGCTGGTGGCAGAGATGGCGCCGCTGCTGACGCAGTACCAGCGGGCCAGATCCGCGCTGAAGGGGGCGCCCGACCCCCGCCTGGACGAGTTCCGCTGGCTGCTGGAGGAACTGCGCGTGGCGCTGTTCGCGCAGGAGCTGCGCACGCCCATGCCGGTCTCGGTGAAGCGGCTGATGAAAAGCTGGGAATCCCTGAAGCGTTGA